AAGCCATCCTGCGGCTTCCATATCTTCCATAACCGGAAAGGCAGATTGCTGAAAGCTGGAACGAATATGGCGGTAATGATGCCTGAGAACACGCGGGCTGCACCCCGAAATAACAGCATTCTCTGGTGTTACGCCGATTTGGGAAAGCATCATTCCCGCTGCTCGTCCAGTAAAGGCTACCCACGTATAGTGCCATGGTTGATGGGCATCGGCAATGTAATTAAACAGTTCCCCTGGGAAGATGAAGAAGGTATCTCCGGTTTTGCAGGGATAGGAACGGTTGTTCATCTCAAAAGTACCCTCGCCGGCTTGCACCGTATGAATGAGATAATAATCGTGAACCGCCGGCCCCATTTTGTGAAGGGGCACGGGTTTGCCATCGCCGCTGAAAAGCACGGATAATTCATTGCTGCTGTGATGAGGATTAATCGTTAAGTTGAAATAAGTATGGTCCGCATTCATGGAAGCCTCTTCTGTTTTTAATTTCAGAGTAACCTAATAAACTACAAATGTCCATATAGGAGTTCATTCGTTCCATATGTTTGCACGGGATCCTGCGCTATAGTGAAGATAGGAATAGCGACCACATAATAGAGGAGAATGAGACATGTCCAAGATTACTTTTCTGGGTGCAGGAAGTACGGTTTTTGCGAAAAATGTGTTGGGAGATTGCTTGCTTACACCCGCTCTGCAAGGCTTTGAAATCGCTCTCTTTGATATTGATCATGTACGTTTGCAAGACTCAGCCAACATGCTGAATAATATTAAGAAAACAAGTGGAAGCACTTCTACAATTAAAGTTTATACGGACCGCAAAGAAGCTCTTAGCGGAGCTAAATATGTGGTTAATGCAATCCAAGTAGGTGGCTATGATCCATGTACAATTACGGATTTCGAAATCCCGAAAAAATACGGTTTGCGTCAAACCATTGCAGATACGGTAGGGATCGGTGGTATTTTCCGCAACTTACGTACGATACCTGTGATGCTGGATTTCGCAGCTGATGTCCGTGAAGTTTGTCCGGATGCGCTGTTCCTCAACTATACGAACCCGATGGCTGTTTTGACGAATGTAATGAATACTTACGGTGGTGTGCGTACGGTTGGTTTGTGTCACAGTGTGCAAACCTGTATTCCAGAGCTGTTCAAAAGCTTAGGTTTGGAGAAAGAAGGCGTGAAAGCCAAAATTGCCGGCATCAACCATATGGCATGGTTGCTTGAAGTAACGAAGGATGGCATTGATTTGTACCCGGAAATCAAGAAGCGGGCTGCCGAGAAGCAGCAAGAGAAACACAAGGATATGGTTCGCTTCGAAATGATGCTGAAGTTCGGACACTACATTACGGAATCTTCCGAGCATAATGCGGAGTACCATCCGTATTTCATCAAACGCAGTTATCCAGAGCTGGTTGATCGCTTCAACATTCCGCTGGATGAGTATCCGCGCCGCTGTATCGACCAAATTAGCAGATGGAAGCAGATGCGCGAGGATCTCGTTAACGATGCCAACTTGACGCATGAGCGCTCCCATGAATATGCTTCTTATATTTTCGAAGCGATTGAGACGGACGTTCCGTACAAAATTGGCGGTAACGTCATGAATACCGGCTTAATCACCAACTTGCCGCGCGAAGCTTGCGTCGAAGTGCCTTGCTTGGTAGATCGCAACGGTGTTACGCCTACCTATGTAGGGGATCTGCCGCCGCAGCTTGCAGCGCTTAACCGTACGAACATCAATACGCAGCTATTGACGATTGAAGCTGCCATTACGCGCAAACGCGAGCATATCTACCACGCGGCTATGCTGGATCCTCATACAGCGGCAGAACTGTCCATGGACGACATCGTCGCGATGTGTGATGAATTAATCGAAGCACATGGCAAATGGCTGCCGGAGTATCACTAGGTTTTGAGGAAGCACTAAAGCTAAGAGGCTGGCTCTGAAGGTTGAAAAACCTGGGGCGGCCTCTTTGGCTTGGCTGGCGGTGGTGATGCTGTAGTGCTGGAGGCGAGAGTGGGAGCTGGGCTGAGCGGGGCAGGGCAGAGCGGGGCAGAGCGGGGCAGAGCGGGGCAGGGTCGAGCAGAAGCAGGGAAGAGCCGAGCTGAGCTGAGAGGGCAGGGCAGGGCTGTGCAGGGCCGGGCCGAGCAGAGCAGAGCCGAGCAGAGCCGAGCAGAGCAGAGCAGAGCAAGCCGGGCCGACTCATAATCAAACTACCACGCTAACGAACTGCATGATGCTTATAATCAAGAAACTGGCTACTTTGAAGAACTAACGAACTCAACAGGCGGTATGAAGGCGCGAATAGGCGGAATGGTGGTCATTTACATGAGATAACGCTTCTGGAACGCGTTAGGTTTTTAAATTGCCCTATTTTGGCCAAATAAGGGTTATTAAGTTCGTAAACTAGCTGTGTTCTAGTTGCAATAGCCCCTTGTGGCAGCCTTTGGTGAAGCTGAGCACAGCCAAGCCTCCTAACAATCAAACTGCTGCGCTAACGAACTGCATGATGCTTATAGGCAAGAAACTGGCTACTTTGAAGAACTAACGAACTCAACAGGTGTTATGAAGGCGCGAATAGGTGGAATGGTAGTCATTTACATGAGATAACGCTTCTGGAACGCGTTAGGTTTTTAAATTGCCTTAATTTGGCCAAATAAGGGTTATTGGGTTCGTAAAATAGCCGTGTTCTAGTTGCAATGGCCCCTTGTGGCAGTCATTGGTGGAACTGAGCACCGGACATCAGAATATCACTGGCCATCAAAATTTCAGTAGAGTTAAGGTTGAAATTCAGCCTTAAAGCGGAGTCTGGAGCCAAAGTGTGGCTTGTAACGCTGAAAAACAGCGTTATAGGTCACGCCGAGGTAAATCGGGCTGAATCGAGCCGATCCGAGTCGAGTCGGCCGAGCACAGCCCAACCTCCTAACAATCAAACTGCTACGCTAACGAACTGCATGATGCTTAAAGGCAAGAAACTGGCTACTTTGAAGAACTAACGAACTCAACAGGCGTTATGAAGGTGCGAATAGGTGGAATGGTAGTCATTTACATGAGATAACGCTTCTGGAACGCGTTAGGTTTTTAAATTGCCCTAATTTGGCCAAATAAGGGTTATTGGGTTCTTAAAGTAACCGACTTTCAGGTGCAGAAGCCCTTTGGGGCAGCTATTAGTGAAGCTGAGCACCGGACATCAGAATATCACTGGCCATCAAAATTTCAGTTGAGTTAAGGTTGAAATTCAGCGTTAAAGCGGAGCCTGGGGTTAAAGTGTGGCCGTTAACGCTGAAAAACAGCGTTAAGGGCAGAGAAATGGCAGGGTGAGCGGCAATTCAGTTGAGTTAAGGTTGAAATTCAGCGTTAAAGCGGAGTCTGGAGCCAAAGTGTGGCTCGTAACGCTGAAAAACAGCGTTACAGGTCACGCCGAGGTAAATCGGGCTGAATCGAGCCGATCCGAGTCGAGCCGAATCGAGCCGATCCGAGTCGGTCGAGCACAGCCAAGCCGCCTCATAATCAAACTGCTACGCTAACGAACTGCATGATGCTTATAGGCAAGAAACTGGCTACTTTGAAGAACTAACGAACTCAACAGGTGTTATGAAGGCGCGAATAGGTGGAATGGTGGTCATTTACATGAGCTTAACGCTTCTGGAACGCGTTAGCTTTTCAAATTGAGGTCATTGAGTTCGTAAAGTAGCCGACTTAGGCAACAAAAAAAGGTCATGACGTATGTGTGTAACATACGCATGGCCTTCATTTTCATTACCCGCCAAATGCGTCGCGAAACGCATGGTTGAGGGTTGCGAGTTCCACTTGCCAGATGGGGGCAATTTCGGGTCCGACTTGCGTATCGAACCAGTCCGCGAGCGCCTTGCGGTTGCTGCCGTTGTCGATGATGAAAGGAAGGTTCAGCATGACCTTCTTCACATAGAGCTCTTCGGCCTCTTTGATTTGTTCCGGAGATAGCCAGACCTTCAAACGCTTGATTGTGCGATACAATTCCTTGCTGCAAGCTCTGCGGATGCCGCGTGCACTAGGGAATTGTTGTTTGTGTTTCTCACTCGGCTTGTTGTTAATCATGACTGTATCCACTCCCTCTATGCTATTTGTATGCATGGAGAGAGCAGAGAGCCACTCGAGATAAGAACCTATAGCGCCCAAGTTGGAGGAAAACTAGCGATGGACGGATTTCGTTTGCTCCAGAGAGGTTCGCGGCCCTAGATATGTCATAAGAGCAGGGAGCAGCATGCCTCGAACCAGGAAGGTATCGATCAAGACCCCGGCTGCCATGGCGAAGCCGAATAAGATCAATTCTTGCAGAGGTTGAGTTATCAGCACGCAGAATGTAGCGGCAAGTACGATGCCTGCGGATGAAATGACCCCGCCTGTCAAGGCAACACCGCGCCGCACCGCTTCTCGCCACGGAAAATTCTGAGCTTCTTCTTTGATCCGCGACACCAGTATAATGTTGTAATCGACGCCAAGGGCTATGAGGAAGACAAAGGTATAAACGGGCAATCGATAGCTGATAGCTTCATAACCAAACCCAAAGTGGAAGACACTCCAGAGGAGCCCCATCGTTGCCGCATAGGAGAGCAGCATGGTAGCCATCATGGTCAGAGCCAATCGGATGGAACGAGCCTGCCAGACCAGCATAAGCGTAATAAATAGGGTGATCAGCGCAAAAAGCACAACCGTATCTCGTTTATTCATGGTGCGAACATCCAATTGATCGGCTGTTTGTCCTGCGAAATGCAGCGTAAACTGCGAAGAATCGAATCCGCTGTCGTGCAGCAGGTTTCCGCTGTTCTCACGTAAATCACGCACTAGATTCAACGCCTCTTGATCATACGGGTTCACGGTAAGCGTCATTTGGAGTTTGATCGTATGTTTATCCGCAGCGAGCATGGCTACGGCAGTAGGATTATTCGCTGTCAGCAGTGCCGAATCCATATTCGGCGTGATCTTGCTGCCCCCGCTATGTTCCTGCAAAGCACGAACCAGAGAGTTCGCTTTATCGATGAAAGGAGCATCCAGAGTGATCACTCTGTCCGATTTCAAAAGGATCGTGACCGGGGCCAGCTCGCCAGGAGGGAAGCGCTCCTGCAAAATTTCGAAGCCTTGCCGCGATGAAATATCGCTGGGGAAGGACTTCATCAAGTTGAACGAATAGCGCATGGATAGACCGGAAAGCGATGATACCAGTAAGATGATGACCAAGACAAGCGCTGTAAAGGCAGGTTTTTTCGTGACATAAGCACTGATTGCGCCCCAGAAACCTTTGGGGTGTTCATCCGTTTGCGTCGTCAGTTGCTTTTTGGGAATCAACGGCCAGAAGGCTTTGCGCCCCACGAGTGCAAATACGGCCGGAATTAAGGTTAACCCGCCTAACAAAATGACGACCATGGCAACGGAAAATACGGGTGCGAAATGGTGATAGGGCTTGAAGACGGCTGTGAATAAAGTGAGCATCGCGATAAGCACGGTACCGCCGCTGAAGAGGATAGGCTCCGCTACTTTGGATAAAGCGTTGGACATAGCCGTATGTTTGGCGTCAGTTTGCTTCAATTCGGACCGGAAGCGGGCTACGAGAAATAAGCAATAATCGGTGAGTACGGCGAAAAGCAGAATCATCATGATGGAGAGGGACTGTTTCTCAACGAAGAACCAGCCCATTTTGCCCGCTAATCCCAGCAACCGATCCACAACCTGATAGACCATGCCAGCGATCACTAAGGGCAATAAAGCTAATAATGGCGAACGGTAAATAATGATTAGAATGATGAGAATCAGAACGACAGTTGCGAGCATTAAGACGAAGTCAGCTTTTTTGAAAAGCATGATGGTGTCCGATGAGATGCCCGCAGGCCCTGTGATGTCTAGTATAAGGGAACCTAGTCCCATCGTACTTGCGGTGGTGCGGATTTGATCAAGCGTGTCGTAGATTTGTGCGGATTCTAGATTTTTTTGCAGGGAAGCGCTCAGTAGAAGCGTTGTATGATCCGCGGAGAATAAAGAATCCTGCTGCGCTTGGGGCAACCGATGAAAAGGCACTGCGCCTGTAAGGAAGGCGGGCTTCTGATCCGAATTCAGCCATTCGCTCAGTTTCCCGATCGACGCGCGCTCGGCGTCTGTTATCGCTTGCTGCCCATGGAAAACGAGCAGAGCCGTTAAACCATCTTGGGTAGGATACTGCTCCTGCATAATTTGCTTGGCTAACGCGGATAACGTATCTTCATGGATGCTGCCTTCCCCTCCGCTGAGGGCGACTTCTTTGGATGATGGCGCCAAAGCGCTTAATAGGATAATGATGGCGAGCCAGCTAATCAAAACAATTTTGACGCCCTTGGAACTGCTGACAAGGCGAGCCCAGTGCTGTAAGAAACGATTCATTAGGTTCAAACCCCTTTCCTTAACCTCACTAGGATTGTAGGAAAGGAATATGAACGGATGATGAATGTTTGGTTACAAACGCGGCAGATGGATCGTGAACGTGGTGCCTTGGCCGAGCTCGCTCATCACTTCGACGCTTCCTTGGTGAAGCTGAATGATTTTCTGCGCGATCGATAAGCCTAAGCCGCTGCCGGCGTTCGCGCGATTTCTGGCTTTATCCGCTTTATAGAAGCGGTCGAAGATATGAGCGACTTCTGCCTCCGGAATTCCGATGCCAGAATCATGAATCACAACGACAATCTCGCTTGCCAATTGCTGAATCTCGATGCGCAGCGTATCACCGGGCTGAGAGAATTTAATCGCATTCGTGATGAAGTTCAGCCACACTTGGTGCAGCAGTTGAGTGTCCGCGGTAATCGTCACTTCGGGCATCGTGAGCTCAATTGCGATCGACTTCTCCGTCCATTGCCATTCGGTAAGGATGAGAATTTGGCGGATTTGTTCATCCAGGCGATAGGCGCTGCGTTTGACGACATGGTTTTCTTTGTCCAATGAGGCGAGAGTCAACAACTGTTTGCTGAGTGAGGACATGCGCTTGCTTTCTTCTAGAATGATCGCCAGATAGCGCTCTTTTTCTTCTTCTGACGTTTCCTTGTCGAGAATCGATTGTGTAAAGCCTTGGATGGACGTTAAAGGAGACTGAATTTCATGCGAAACATTGCCAACGAATTCCTGCCGCATATTGTCGAGCTGTTGGAGAGATTGGGCCATGAATGTGAAGTTTCGGGCTAGTTCTCCGATCTCATCCTGCCGCGTGACGTCCATCTTAATCTCATAATGCCCGCCAACGATTCGTTGGGTCGCAGTGGTCAGTTTCTTAACGGGCTTAACAATGTACTGGGAGAAAATGATAATGAGCAGAATGCTGAACAGGAAAGTCAGACCTAACAGGAAGGCCATGAGGATGCGGACACCGCCGATTTGCTGTTCCAGATTCGGGCGCACGAAGAGTGCATAAGGCTTACCTTTCACTTGAATCGGCACTCCGATACTGTTTCGAATGCTATTTTCAAAAAAGCCGGTCACCATAAGGAAATGGCGCTCCTGTAGCATGCCGCGATACGTTTGTCCATTCAACACCTGTCGGATTTGCTCGGGGTCCATCGCGGTATGCTTAAACGGAGTTCCGTAGAAGACGCCGTCCATATCGCCATTCACCGTGTACAACTGGAAACCCATATTCGCGATATGCGTGAAGTAAGCAGCGGGTTCAAGATCAGGCACTTGTTCATAGAGCGTGCGTATCTCGTTCGTGATCGTCCAAATTTGTTCTTCGTTCTGTTCTCTTAATTTGGCCACGTAATAATAGTTGGAGAGCAGAAGAGCAAGAAGACTGCTGAACATAGCGATGATAATGAAAGTAGCAACGATGCGAATATAAAGTGATTTCACCCTTCGGTCACCTCAAGCTTATACCCCAGTCCTCTCACCGTTGTAATGACGAAATCATGCGAAATATCATAAAAGCGCTCGCGCAAGCGCTTGATATGGACATCAATCGTCCGGTTGTCACCTTCATAATCCGTGCCCCAAAGCATCTGAATCAACTGTTCCCGTGTGAAGATGCGTCCGGGATGACTTGCCAACTGTGCAAGCAGTTGAAACTCTTTGAGCGGGAGGAGGAGGGTTTCATCGCCCACGGTCACTTCATAGCTTTTACGATTAATAATGGTTCGATTCAGTGAAATGATCTCAGAAGATACGAGCTGATAACGCCGCAAAAGGGCGCGCGCCCGGAACAACAATTCTTTGGGTTCGAAAGGCTTGACCATATAGTCGTCTGTCCCGGACTGAAAGCCTTTCTCCTTATCTTCGAGTTCGCCTTTGGCGGTTAGGAGCATCACAGGAATATCGTAGGTCGAACGAATATCAGAGCAGAGATCCAAACCATCTTTCAGCGGCATCATCACATCGACAACGGCTAGATGAACTTGTTCGACTTCCAGTATCGCGGAAGCTTGTACCCCGTCACTTGCTTCAAACACGGTATAGCCTTCCTTCGAAAATAAAAAACGCAGCAGTTCGCGAATATGCGCATCGTCATCGACGACCAGAATATGAGTTTTCAAGAGGCAAGCACCTTCTTCTTTTAAAATCTATTGCAAGCAGTGAACTTGGCACCAGTGTAAACGAAAAAAAACCTTATTGCCACTTCTGTTTCACTGAGCCGAGAGAGAAGATCTCCGGGCAATGGGAATCAGGTGATTAATAAGGTTTAATCCATCAAGGTTAGTCCACCACAATGTAGCCAATCATCGGACCGCCATGAGCGATATCAGCATGTGTCATACAAATGAGACGATACGTGCCTTCCTGATTGGCCGTAAAATGGACAACCGTCTCTTTGCCTTTCTGCACTTCGCCGCTGATGTTCAGCCCTTCGATGAGAAAAGGATGGCTTTCGCCATTCACACCATAAAGGCTGAGTTTGATCTTCTCGCCTTTTTGGATGACGACTGTGCCAGGATCCCAGCGATAGGATTCGATGGTCTTGCCCTCTTTGGTCGTCGATTTGAATTCCCCAACGACCATGTGAATGGTTCGTTCGGAAGTGGTGTCGGCCATAGTGGGTAGAAGGG
Above is a genomic segment from Paenibacillus sp. HWE-109 containing:
- a CDS encoding AraC family transcriptional regulator; this translates as MNADHTYFNLTINPHHSSNELSVLFSGDGKPVPLHKMGPAVHDYYLIHTVQAGEGTFEMNNRSYPCKTGDTFFIFPGELFNYIADAHQPWHYTWVAFTGRAAGMMLSQIGVTPENAVISGCSPRVLRHHYRHIRSSFQQSAFPVMEDMEAAGWLRLLIRELGRSNTHQMTAKPVTETDIERQIGQAIRYLELQYTQTVSIEELAHKLGYHRTYLCKMFKQYTGFAPMQYLFKIRMERAKQLLETSMTIDQVASSVGFNDALYFSKQFRKWTGTAPSVYRKEQKS
- a CDS encoding alpha-glucosidase/alpha-galactosidase, whose translation is MSKITFLGAGSTVFAKNVLGDCLLTPALQGFEIALFDIDHVRLQDSANMLNNIKKTSGSTSTIKVYTDRKEALSGAKYVVNAIQVGGYDPCTITDFEIPKKYGLRQTIADTVGIGGIFRNLRTIPVMLDFAADVREVCPDALFLNYTNPMAVLTNVMNTYGGVRTVGLCHSVQTCIPELFKSLGLEKEGVKAKIAGINHMAWLLEVTKDGIDLYPEIKKRAAEKQQEKHKDMVRFEMMLKFGHYITESSEHNAEYHPYFIKRSYPELVDRFNIPLDEYPRRCIDQISRWKQMREDLVNDANLTHERSHEYASYIFEAIETDVPYKIGGNVMNTGLITNLPREACVEVPCLVDRNGVTPTYVGDLPPQLAALNRTNINTQLLTIEAAITRKREHIYHAAMLDPHTAAELSMDDIVAMCDELIEAHGKWLPEYH
- a CDS encoding dehydrogenase, producing MINNKPSEKHKQQFPSARGIRRACSKELYRTIKRLKVWLSPEQIKEAEELYVKKVMLNLPFIIDNGSNRKALADWFDTQVGPEIAPIWQVELATLNHAFRDAFGG
- a CDS encoding MMPL family transporter; the protein is MNRFLQHWARLVSSSKGVKIVLISWLAIIILLSALAPSSKEVALSGGEGSIHEDTLSALAKQIMQEQYPTQDGLTALLVFHGQQAITDAERASIGKLSEWLNSDQKPAFLTGAVPFHRLPQAQQDSLFSADHTTLLLSASLQKNLESAQIYDTLDQIRTTASTMGLGSLILDITGPAGISSDTIMLFKKADFVLMLATVVLILIILIIIYRSPLLALLPLVIAGMVYQVVDRLLGLAGKMGWFFVEKQSLSIMMILLFAVLTDYCLFLVARFRSELKQTDAKHTAMSNALSKVAEPILFSGGTVLIAMLTLFTAVFKPYHHFAPVFSVAMVVILLGGLTLIPAVFALVGRKAFWPLIPKKQLTTQTDEHPKGFWGAISAYVTKKPAFTALVLVIILLVSSLSGLSMRYSFNLMKSFPSDISSRQGFEILQERFPPGELAPVTILLKSDRVITLDAPFIDKANSLVRALQEHSGGSKITPNMDSALLTANNPTAVAMLAADKHTIKLQMTLTVNPYDQEALNLVRDLRENSGNLLHDSGFDSSQFTLHFAGQTADQLDVRTMNKRDTVVLFALITLFITLMLVWQARSIRLALTMMATMLLSYAATMGLLWSVFHFGFGYEAISYRLPVYTFVFLIALGVDYNIILVSRIKEEAQNFPWREAVRRGVALTGGVISSAGIVLAATFCVLITQPLQELILFGFAMAAGVLIDTFLVRGMLLPALMTYLGPRTSLEQTKSVHR
- a CDS encoding sensor histidine kinase, producing MKSLYIRIVATFIIIAMFSSLLALLLSNYYYVAKLREQNEEQIWTITNEIRTLYEQVPDLEPAAYFTHIANMGFQLYTVNGDMDGVFYGTPFKHTAMDPEQIRQVLNGQTYRGMLQERHFLMVTGFFENSIRNSIGVPIQVKGKPYALFVRPNLEQQIGGVRILMAFLLGLTFLFSILLIIIFSQYIVKPVKKLTTATQRIVGGHYEIKMDVTRQDEIGELARNFTFMAQSLQQLDNMRQEFVGNVSHEIQSPLTSIQGFTQSILDKETSEEEKERYLAIILEESKRMSSLSKQLLTLASLDKENHVVKRSAYRLDEQIRQILILTEWQWTEKSIAIELTMPEVTITADTQLLHQVWLNFITNAIKFSQPGDTLRIEIQQLASEIVVVIHDSGIGIPEAEVAHIFDRFYKADKARNRANAGSGLGLSIAQKIIQLHQGSVEVMSELGQGTTFTIHLPRL
- a CDS encoding response regulator transcription factor; the protein is MKTHILVVDDDAHIRELLRFLFSKEGYTVFEASDGVQASAILEVEQVHLAVVDVMMPLKDGLDLCSDIRSTYDIPVMLLTAKGELEDKEKGFQSGTDDYMVKPFEPKELLFRARALLRRYQLVSSEIISLNRTIINRKSYEVTVGDETLLLPLKEFQLLAQLASHPGRIFTREQLIQMLWGTDYEGDNRTIDVHIKRLRERFYDISHDFVITTVRGLGYKLEVTEG
- a CDS encoding cupredoxin domain-containing protein → MSRVWIVKRKHLYLAAAALLLLLVGWLYVSRDTLLPTMADTTSERTIHMVVGEFKSTTKEGKTIESYRWDPGTVVIQKGEKIKLSLYGVNGESHPFLIEGLNISGEVQKGKETVVHFTANQEGTYRLICMTHADIAHGGPMIGYIVVD